The Candidatus Binatia bacterium genome contains the following window.
GCAGGCGCTTCGCCCGATCGACCGGACGAACGACGATCCGATCGCGCCGGCCGCGCCATCACCCAGCGCTTGCCAGAGCAGCAGCACGTCCGGCACGGCAATCAAGCCCAGGAGCAATCCGATGCCACCGGCGCGCCACCGCCCCGGCCGCTCCAAAGCCAAGCTGCTGATCATCACCCAACCGGGGGCCTTCGCACTCGTCATCTGACGTAGCGCTCTCACATTCCCGAGCTGGCTCGATCGACCCAGTCTTTCAGGTAGTCGCGCGAGAGAGTTTCGAGAAGCTGAGCCAGGACGCCATAGTCCACCTGCATGGGCCGGAGCTGCGCGAGGGGCACGACACCCGCTGGCACAGGTACGCCGGCACGCAGCGGCATCTGCGCTGCCGCGCTCTCCGCCAGCGCCCGCTCGGTCTCCGGACGCAGGAGGTAGTCGATGAACCGCCGTGCGGTTGCCGGGTGCGGCGCGCCAGCAATCAGTACGGCGCAGTTCGGGATCACGAGCGTGCCGATGCCATCGGCGTCGGGGAACACGACGCCGATGGGCTTGCCCTCCAGGCGTGCAACGTTCGCATCATCCGTGTCGGTGATGCCCACGGCGCATTCGCCGTTGGCCACTCGCCGGCGCACCTCGCCGTTGGAAGACAGCATCCTTCCGCCGTTGACGGTAAAGCCCTCGAAAAACGCCCGGGCTTTGTCGTCACCGAGCACGGCAAATAACGCCGCCGCGTGCATCGATGTTGTCCCGAAAAGGGGGTTGGCAAGGCATGCTTTGCCTCGAAAGCGCGGCGCGAGTAGATCCATCACCGAAGTGGGCGTTTGCCCCTCGGGCACCAGGGTGCGGTTGTAGATGAGCACCCGTGCCCGGGCCGAGAATCCGGTCCAGTGTCCGTTGGGGTCGGAGAACTGCGCTGGCAACCCGGCTGCTTGCGGAGATTGATACGACGCCGTAACGCCCTTGCCCGCGAGTACGGCAGCACGCACGGGATCGCCGCTCCAGAACACGTCTGCCTGCGGCCGCGCCCTTTCCGCGATCAGGCGATTCACCAGACCCGTGCTCTTGGTCTCCTCCGTGTCGGGCACGAGGCGGACGGTGATGCCGCTTTCCACCTCGAAGTCTCGCGCGATAGGCCGCGCGAAGATCTCGTCGACCGACGTGTAGACCACGACCTCGTCCGCCGCGGCGATCCGGGCGGTGGTCATGAGCAGCACCGCCAGCGTCGCTTGCCACTTGCGTATCATCGCTCTCGCTCCTTGATGCCTGCGAAGAATTCCGGGGTGCTGAAGCTCAACGTCAGCCCGAGCGTAAGCTCCCAGTCGAACGCAGCCGGTGTCAGGCGGCGCCGCTCGCCGCCTCACGTGCCTACGGCCGTTCGCCACACCGACCTACCGCGAGCCGCTTCGGTTGACGGCCGACTTTGGTTACTGCCGTCACCTGCCGCGTCGTCACGTCGACGATCGATACCGAATCGTCGTCTGTCGTGCTGACGACGGCGTAACGACCGTCCGGCGTCACCTCCACCCAATTTGGATTCCGTCCGACGTGCACGCGCCCCTCGAACGCGAGCGTCTTCGCATCGACGAATGTCAGCTCGTTGGTGATCTGCGTGGTGAGCAGCACCGTTTCGCCATCCGGGGTCAACGCCAGACCGTGCGCGTCCTTTCCTTCCGGCGCGAAGCGCGTCTCGCCAAGGGCGATGCGCTCACGCGGGCCGCGGCCCGAGAGGTCGACGACGAGCGCGCCGTTGATCCACCGAACGGTCAGATAGGCCGTATCGCCCGCGGGTGACACCGCCAGGACGCGAGGAAACGCGAACACGGGTATGTGTGAGAGCGGCTTCAAGGTCGTGAGGTCGAACACATCGAGGGCGCTATCGCCTTCCGACGTGACGACGGCGATGTTGCGGGCGGCGTTGGTCACGACCACATGTGGTGCTCGGCCAACCGGGATGGTTTGCTCGACCGCCAGGCCCTGCGTGTCGATTACGGAGACGGTCGAGTCGGAGTTATTCGTGACCCACAGGCGATCGCCCTTGGGCGCCAACGCCAGCTGATTCGGTGCCCGGCCCACGGCCACCTCCGCGGCAACGCGCATAGCTGAAGCATGGACAACCGCAACCGAATTCGCCCCCTCGTTCGAAACGTAGACTCGACGCCCGTCGGCCGCCACAGCCACCCCGTGCGGCTTCGCCCCTGTCCGCACGCAGCCCAGCGCCTTACCGCTCGGTACCTCGATCGCGCAGACATCCTCACCGCCGAAGCTCGTCACGTACGCGCAGGCCACGGTTGCAGGCGGCGAGTCCTGCGCGGCCACCTGTGAGACCAACACCAATGTACATGCGGCGAGCGCAACGGTTGCGGCAACGCCCTCCCTTACGCTGCGAATCATAGCCCTCTTCATCATGGGGTGATGCCCCCTTTGAGCATCAATCCGGCCACCCCGGCGCTGGCGATCACCAGCGGCTCCGGGATCTTTTTGACCCGTGCTAGGACCACCAGCGTTACCAGCGCGATAAGCGCCGTCGGGATATCGAAGATCGCGCGACGGCCGAGTACGAATGCCGCCCCGGCGATCGCACCGGTCGCAGCTGCCGTCACCCCGTCAACGAAGGCTCTGACGTGGCGATTGTTGACCGACTGCCGGAAGTACTTCGCCGGGATGATCACGAAGAGGTAGCACGGGAGAAACACGCCGATGGCGGCCACGGTGGCCCCGGCGGGGCCGGCGACCAGGTAGCCGATGAAGGCGACGGTAATGACCACGGGTCCGGGAGTGATCATGGCGACGGCGACTGCGTCGAGAAACTGCTGCTCGGTGAGCCAGTGAAACTCCTGCACGACACCACCGTACAGGAACGGCACGATCGCCAGTCCGCTCCCGAAGACGAATGCGCCCGCTTCCGCGAAGTACCAGGCGATGGTGGCGAGCGTGCTGCTCGGTGCCGGGCCGTCGAGGCCGGTGAAGAACCACGGCACGAAGACGGCTGCGGCAGCGGGCCGCGGCGCAGCGCGTAGGACGAGCACGGCGAGGCCGGAGAGTACGAAGAGCCACACGATCTCCGACTCGGTCCAGGCCGTAACGACGGCGCTCAGCCCGAAGATACCCCACAGAAGCGCGTCGCGGCTGAGCGTCATGCGCATGAGCTTGAAGGCGCTGCGCGCGATGATGGCAATCACGGCCGCCCCGATCCCGTAGAAGAGACCCTGCATCCACCAGAGACCGCCGTAGCGCAGGTAGAGCCACGAAAGAGCCAGCACCATGACAAACGACGGCAGGATGAAGGCGGCAGCGACGAGCGTGGCGCCGAGATTCCCGGCGCGGACCCAACCGAGGTAGATGGCGAGTTGGGCGGCGAGCGGGCCGGGCGCCAGCTGCGCCAGCGCGAGGCCCTCGACATAGTCCTGCTTCGAGATCCATCGTCGCTTCTCGACCAGGTCGCGTTGCATGTAACCGGCGAGCGCGATCGGGCCGCCAAAGCCGAAGCTGCCGAGATGCAGAAAGTAGAATAGGAGCTGGTTCAGCGTGCAGGGCACGATGGCGGGTTGTTCGTCGTGACGGCCTGCAATCGCTTGGCTCATGGCTTCGCACTCTCAAGTGGCTCAATCGTGAAGTCGTCAAACGAGGTCACGCTGTCGGCCTTGGTCCAGAGACCAACTTTGCCGGCACTCGGGAAGGTCATGTCCTGGACGTCGAAGAGATGTTCGCCTTTTCAACCGGTCTGGCGGCGCGTGAGATCGGAACTGGATGGCTGCGTCATGCGCGTTTCCTCCGGTAGTACTCGTACAGGTCGTCGAAGACTGCGCGTGCGCGTTCGAGGCGGTCTTCATCCTCTTTGTGCGCCATCGCGATGCCCGCGATGAGCTTGTCGATTCCGGTGGTCTCCGCGCGCCCGAACTTGCCGTCCTTGAGGTCTATATCGTGGACGATCTCGGCAATCGGTCGCAGCGCGGGGTCGGTGATGCCGCAGCGCGTGAGCAGCACTTCGAAAGTGCAGTGGTCGCCTTCGTGGGTGAAGTCGCCCTCGAACATGTCGAAGCGCAGTTCGCCGGCTGTGGGGTGGTAGTCGCGTGTGGCGACGTACTTGAAGCGCGCGGCAGCATCGATGAAGCGCTTGATGAGCCACCCGCTCGCCATGCGATCGACGTGGATGCCCCGACGCGTGACCCATGTACGACCGCGAAGCTCTTTGGGATCTATGAGCACCCTCCCCCTGGGGGTGTCTGCGGTATGCACGCGCGCCTCCAGGGCTTGGAGCAGCCCGGCGGTAGCTTCCCTGCCGGGGGCATCGAAGAAGTCGAGTGCCGCCACCTCCGCGAACCGCTTCCGGAGCCGGGTTACCTGGGCGTGTAGCGTGGTGGCTTGATCGTTACTGCTCGCGTCCTCGACCGGCAACTCGGCCGCGATCGTGCGGGCATCCTCGGCGATCTGGGCGTAGTCGGCGGCGCGGGCGGCGTGGAAGAGAGCCTCGATTTGCGCATCGGATAGACCATCGACAAAGCGAGCCGCACAGACGGAAGCCTCGCCGCCGCCCTCCGTGACCTCGCGGACGACCCATTGAAAGTCTTCCTGGGACTGATCGCTCCACGGCAGCACGTACACAGAGTTCTTGATTGCCACGGCCCCGAGCCGTTGCAGGCGGCGCCAGATCTTGACGCGGAAGTAATCAGGCTTCGGCGGTAGCTGGTGGATCAGCAACAGCCAGCGGGCCTTGACGCGTGACACGATGGGTATCTATCGCAACTGAATCATACTGGCAACGGCTGAATCATCCCATCGCGAGCGATGGTGGTTTGACCATCGTAGCGCAACCTTGGCGTGGTCAGACCACCGGCGCACGTAGTCTGAATGATCGTCTTGCCGGCGCCGGGTTCGTCAGCGAGCAGGAAGCGCAACGGCTGGCGCTCCTTCATTGCCGGTGGCCGCCGGTTTCGAGCGCCGAGACGATGTCGGTTTTCTTGAAGTCCTTGCCTTTGAAGAGCAGCGGCTCGCCGGTCGCCTTGGCGAGCGCGTAAGAGAAGCAGTCGCCGAAATTAAGCCCGGCGGGATGCCGGCCCTTGCCGAAGTCGGCGTAAGCCTGCCGGGCGATGTGGGCCTGCTCCTCCGTGACAGGTTCGATTGCGATTGCCGCCCGGCGAATGAAGGCGTCCAATTGCCGGCTGCCCTTGTCATTCGTCTGGGCATCGATGACCACGGCCGCCTCGACGAAGCTTGCGGCGGACATGCGGCATGAGTCGGCCTGCGTCAGGGCACGCGCGTAAAGCTCTGCGTCGCCTTCCTCGAAGAGAATCGCCAGTACGGCCGAAGTGTCGACGATCATTTCGGCAGCCCGCGCTCGTCGTACAGCATGTCGCCGTGATCGACCGGCTGGCCCTGCAGCGTGCTCGCGCAGCGATGCCCGATCGCAAGCAGCTCGGCGACGGTCGCCTCGGGCCTTCGCTGCCTGCGGACCCGCTCCAGGCGCTCCCGGATCGCTGCCGTGACCGCCCGGGTCATCGTCTCGCCGGTCTCCTTGGCAAGAGCCTGTGCGAGCGTGTGGGCGGCCGGGTCCTTAATGTTGAGACTCATCTGGTCCTCCAGGGTAGACTGATTTCTACCCTTCGCCAATATGACCCGGAAGCCGGTCCGGC
Protein-coding sequences here:
- a CDS encoding extracellular solute-binding protein, with protein sequence MIRKWQATLAVLLMTTARIAAADEVVVYTSVDEIFARPIARDFEVESGITVRLVPDTEETKSTGLVNRLIAERARPQADVFWSGDPVRAAVLAGKGVTASYQSPQAAGLPAQFSDPNGHWTGFSARARVLIYNRTLVPEGQTPTSVMDLLAPRFRGKACLANPLFGTTSMHAAALFAVLGDDKARAFFEGFTVNGGRMLSSNGEVRRRVANGECAVGITDTDDANVARLEGKPIGVVFPDADGIGTLVIPNCAVLIAGAPHPATARRFIDYLLRPETERALAESAAAQMPLRAGVPVPAGVVPLAQLRPMQVDYGVLAQLLETLSRDYLKDWVDRASSGM
- a CDS encoding beta-propeller fold lactonase family protein, with the translated sequence MMKRAMIRSVREGVAATVALAACTLVLVSQVAAQDSPPATVACAYVTSFGGEDVCAIEVPSGKALGCVRTGAKPHGVAVAADGRRVYVSNEGANSVAVVHASAMRVAAEVAVGRAPNQLALAPKGDRLWVTNNSDSTVSVIDTQGLAVEQTIPVGRAPHVVVTNAARNIAVVTSEGDSALDVFDLTTLKPLSHIPVFAFPRVLAVSPAGDTAYLTVRWINGALVVDLSGRGPRERIALGETRFAPEGKDAHGLALTPDGETVLLTTQITNELTFVDAKTLAFEGRVHVGRNPNWVEVTPDGRYAVVSTTDDDSVSIVDVTTRQVTAVTKVGRQPKRLAVGRCGERP
- a CDS encoding chromate transporter; this encodes MSQAIAGRHDEQPAIVPCTLNQLLFYFLHLGSFGFGGPIALAGYMQRDLVEKRRWISKQDYVEGLALAQLAPGPLAAQLAIYLGWVRAGNLGATLVAAAFILPSFVMVLALSWLYLRYGGLWWMQGLFYGIGAAVIAIIARSAFKLMRMTLSRDALLWGIFGLSAVVTAWTESEIVWLFVLSGLAVLVLRAAPRPAAAAVFVPWFFTGLDGPAPSSTLATIAWYFAEAGAFVFGSGLAIVPFLYGGVVQEFHWLTEQQFLDAVAVAMITPGPVVITVAFIGYLVAGPAGATVAAIGVFLPCYLFVIIPAKYFRQSVNNRHVRAFVDGVTAAATGAIAGAAFVLGRRAIFDIPTALIALVTLVVLARVKKIPEPLVIASAGVAGLMLKGGITP
- a CDS encoding chromate resistance protein, giving the protein MSRVKARWLLLIHQLPPKPDYFRVKIWRRLQRLGAVAIKNSVYVLPWSDQSQEDFQWVVREVTEGGGEASVCAARFVDGLSDAQIEALFHAARAADYAQIAEDARTIAAELPVEDASSNDQATTLHAQVTRLRKRFAEVAALDFFDAPGREATAGLLQALEARVHTADTPRGRVLIDPKELRGRTWVTRRGIHVDRMASGWLIKRFIDAAARFKYVATRDYHPTAGELRFDMFEGDFTHEGDHCTFEVLLTRCGITDPALRPIAEIVHDIDLKDGKFGRAETTGIDKLIAGIAMAHKEDEDRLERARAVFDDLYEYYRRKRA
- a CDS encoding type II toxin-antitoxin system VapC family toxin, which translates into the protein MIVDTSAVLAILFEEGDAELYARALTQADSCRMSAASFVEAAVVIDAQTNDKGSRQLDAFIRRAAIAIEPVTEEQAHIARQAYADFGKGRHPAGLNFGDCFSYALAKATGEPLLFKGKDFKKTDIVSALETGGHRQ
- a CDS encoding type II toxin-antitoxin system VapB family antitoxin; this encodes MSLNIKDPAAHTLAQALAKETGETMTRAVTAAIRERLERVRRQRRPEATVAELLAIGHRCASTLQGQPVDHGDMLYDERGLPK